The region CCAATCACatctactgttttttttaataagagaaACTGTTCTCAGCCGAACTGACAACGCAAAGCAAACATTTTGATGAAatcataaaagtaaataaaaagaaaacgaTTCCCTAAAAACACTCCTCTATAAATATCTGACACAAAACCATGATTTAGTATCACCCACCAAAAAGATGCATTTACACACGTATGGTCAGAGAGAAGATCTTCCTACAGGTTCCTCTTCTCTCTCGTTCACAACATGAAGAACCTCCCCGACAGACAGACTGGCCAGGACCACACTAACAATAACACGTGGATTTCCCACCCCTAAATGTCCTTCCCGTTTTGTAGTTTTCAGCCGGACTGACTGACCTCAGGCCTGTGTGTACGGCtctaactaaaaaaaataaaaaaaataaataaataaaaaaaaccttgcaGCTtagcattacattttaaaagcatcacagaatgattaaaataaatttctTGAAGAGGGCAGCagtcacaaaaaataaataaagttaaaccATGCAAGTGTATATCTACATAGCAGTCTTGGTGAAAGTGAAAAGCAGTTaagagttaaggaccttgccCAAGATGCCAACATTGGCAGGCCTTGAACAAAGAACCTTTTAGTACTTCAACCAATGTTACCACCGAATAATAAAAAAGGTAATAAAATTAGAGCTAGCATCCAGATCACAAAAACCCTGACTAGCACACTCAAGAAAGTTGCTGCCAGCAGTGAAGTCTCATTTAAAGTTAACAGGTTAGTCAATGCTTTGGAACAACCTTGTTCAGTCCATTAGACTGGCTTTGTCACATCACAATTGCAAGCCAACATTACTCAGTGCCATGGGAGTCAACCCCACTTAAAACCTTTTTTTGTGTGAAGGCCATCACAAGAGTTGGGCATTAGTTGCCACATTAGACACAATAAGGAGTTTTGCTACTCAGTTTAACCGAACATGTTTAGAGTTTAGCTAATTGAAACAATTGGAAGTCACCCAGGTACCAAGATAAACTCACAGAAACATGTTAGAGTTACTAATTTTATTCAAGCCAAGTAATCAAACTAGTAATTCTCAACCACAATCGGCCCCAATCTCACTCTTCTTTCTATCTGCAGGCCTGCAAACACAAGAGTAACATGAAGATGGATTAGTCAGGATGTTTAGTTTAACAAGTAAGAACAGTTAAGAGTCTAGAATTACTGAATTGAACATCCACCTTGGTCTGAAAGGTCTCTCCTTTTTCTAGCACTGCAATTGCCATCACAACAGCTGCACACTCCGCTATCACCATAAGCAGCAACCCACCTACCAAGAACAACATGTTAATATTTTCACTCCAGTACCACAAAGTAGTTTAAAGGCCAACACATACCCATTGCCAGTGAAGGAACAAGCCTTGGTGTCAGCTGAAGGACTGAACGATGCTGCAGTTGCCTTCAACAAGCATGTAAAGTAGATCTACAGAGAGAAACCAGTTTAGAAACCAATTCTTTGAGTCAGTACACAAACTCATGAAGCCACTACATACCAAGCTGCTGTTTGTTTGCTGGAACCGGAATGCCTCAAGCTGAAATCCCAGTTTTTCTCCAACAGATTGGAAAATAAAGTGAGACTTGCCTCCAGTAAGCTTGGCATCAACAAAACACCTAAAATGATGTATAGGTTAGAGTTTGCTTAGTCAACATTTAAAGGCTTACAAGAACAAAAGCTTACCCATGGTTGTCAATGAAGAAATATCTGGGCACAGCATTTACATCAGGAACTATAGTGGCCACACAGCCGTCCACATACACACGAAGAGGAACATGGTTGAACTGCACCACAGACGCTTCCATGTTAATAAACTCACCCAGGAAGTACTGGTTGGAGGCCCTTTCAGACACCCAGTCATCTACAAAGAATGCTCATTAGCTCACCACATACATAATGGTACTTTATTGGTGTTTATTAAGATATACAAACCCATCATGAGCCTCAAGGAGAAGACAAGCTGTTCCTCAGCAACATGGGCAGAAGCATGTGGAATCCAGAGTGGGATCAGAGGATTACTGCTCACATTGTGGAACCTACAAAACACTCGATAGTCACTAACTGAACAGCAGGCAAAGTACCAAATTACTGTTCCACCCACTTTAATTATACCTTGGGTAGTGACATTCAATCAAAACTGTGGAACCTGCACCAGCTAGAGTTCTAACAATTGGAGAACCACTTAGCGTGCTACCATAGATGAGAGTAAAGACGTAAACCAGCTCATCCTCGGTCAcctaaggaaaaaaataaaaaaataaaaaataaataaaaaagtgagcACAAGATAAAAAGCAAATCTGCTGCTCTAATGTCAAGTTACTTACAATCACGTTGCTGCCACAGCCCTGCAGTTCCGATTGAAAGATGAGAATTTGAAGAGCAGGATCCTCCCCAACAGCACCACAACCTCCCAGTGAGAGAGCAGCCACATCAACAGGTTCACCAGTTCCAAACAGGTCTTTCTTCACTTCCACATAAACCACCTTCTCAGTACACAATGCAGCTACACTTTGTGGAGCAGCAGGAATAGGTCTATCAAACTGCACCGGTGCTGGTCTTGTAATTGTTGGCATTACTGGAAAACGCCAATTCATTGGCTTCACTGGTCCCTGAAATACTTGGCTGGATCGGACATTCAGAGAACCCTGCACAGGGGCCATCAATGGCAATCTAGCTGGGGCTTGTACAGAGCTTCCAGTTTGGGTCACCTGAGTAGGCATGCCAGCAGAGTTTACTTGCATAGGCTGGTTAGGGTGAGACACTCCAGGATGAGACACTCCAGGGTGAGACACTCCAGGCTGAAACAAGGATTGTAGTCCTGACCACTGCATCTGAGATGATCCAGCACCAATAAGCAAGGCAACAAGCAAAAACTGATTCAGACCCATAGTTGCTGATCCTGAAGATCCCAAGCATACTCTTCTTCTGTAAGGGTCCCACTTTTATACCATGTTTGAGGCAGGTAGTcccaccccttctaattatctTAATATCTTTCTGAACCTGTTGAATTACCTGTGAAGCCTAACAGGTGGCAGCAATTAGTAATTAGTCTACATGGCACTTAATTGGTTTGTCACATGACCTGCTGATCAGATGGGTGGAGCAGTGAGTATAGGCGACACCGCATGTTTGACAGTTCCAACACACAACTCATCTGTCAAAGTGTTTATACATTTTGACCCcttctcatatatatatatatattctcatATATTTATGTAAAGTGGGCCAGTGCGCCTCAACACTAGCAATGTCAGCTCTGGAGGCCACACTATCGCAATAgtttatagtaataatagacTGTAAAGAACGGAAATGCAAACACACTGCTGTGTGCTGCAGGTTGTGAGTCAACAgtctaattatttaatataatgaattataaAGCATTCTCTTTCTCAGTAAACAGACGGACACTAAAGGTACAAGAGTACTTCCAATGATGAAAAGGTTTATTGTGGTGCCTATctctaaaaaaaataactagaaacgtttcttttttttaaagtttggcTCGACTTGtttttttgcctttttgttatttttttaattccacTGACCTGCAGCACAACAGCATCATTTGAAATGTGCAGCCAGGTTTTAGGTCAGCCAATATTAGAAAGATCaagatataaatgtatataaataaacacaaatgtcTTTATTAAAGTAGAACCATTAATGCTGTCACAAACAAGAATCTGGTAATGGGTTCTGGGGTTTTTTTAGTTGTTGGTTGATATTCAGGACAAGCTTTTCCAATTCATCTAAATCACCAGCCAGTTTAAATCCTAAACCTTTACATCACTGACAAACAATCTGCCTCAACGACCAATCACatctactgttttttttaataagagaaACTGTTCTCAGCCGAACTGACAACGCAAAGCAAACATTTTGATGAAatcataaaagtaaataaaaagaaaacgaTTCCCTAAAAACACTCCTCTATAAATATCTGACACAAAACCATGATTTAGTATCACCCACCAAAAAGATGCATTTACACACGTATGGTCAGAGAGAAGATCTTCCTACAGGTTCCTCTTCTCTCTCGTTCACAACATGAAGAACCTCCCCGACAGACAGACTGGCCAGGACCACACTAACAATAACACGTGGATTTCCCACCCCTAAATGTCCTTCCCGTTTTGTAGTTTTCAGCCGGACTGACTGATCTCAGGCCTGTGTGTACGGCtctaactaaaaaaaataaaaaaaataaataaaaaaaaacccttgcAGCTtagcattacattttaaaagcatcacagaatgattaaaataaatttctTGAAGAGGGCAGCagtcacaaaaaataaataaagttaaaccATGCAAGTGTATATCTACATAGCAGTCTTGGTGAAAGTGAAAAGCAGTTaagagttaaggaccttgccCAAGATGCCAACATTGGCAGGCCTTGAACAAAGAACCTTTTAGTACTTCAACCAATGTTACCACCGAATAATAAAAAAGGTAATAAAATTAGAGCTAGCATCCAGATCACAAAAACCCTGACTAGCACACTCAAGAAAGTTGCTGCCAGCAGTGAAGTCTCATTTAAAGTTAACAGGTTAGTCAATGCTTTGGAACAACCTTGTTCAGTCCATTAGACTGGCTTGGTCACATCACAATTGCAAGAGCAGGATCCTCCCCAACAGCACCACAACCTCCCAGTGAGAGAGCAGCCACATCAACAGGTTCACCAGTTCCAAACAGGTCTTTCTTCACTTCCACATAAACCACCTTCTCAGTACACAATGCAGCTACACTTTGTGGAGCAGCAGGAATAGGTCTATCAAACTGCACCGGTGCTGGTCTTGTAATTGTTGGCATTACTGGAAAACGCCAATTCATTGGCTTCACTGGTCCCTGAAATACTTGGCTGGATCGGACATTCAGAGAACCCTGCACAGGGGCCATCAATGGCAATCTAGCTGGGGCTTGTACAGAGCTTCCAGTTTGGGTCACCTGAGTAGGCATGCCAGCAGAGTTTACTTGCATAGGCTGGTTAGGGTGAGACACTCCAGGGTGAGACACTCCAGGTTGAGACACTCCAGGCTGAAACAAGGATTGTAGTCCTGACCACTGCATCTGAGATGATCCAGCACCAAGAAGCAAGGCAACAAGCAAAAACTGATTCAGACCCATAGTTGCTGATCCTGAAGATCCCAAGCATACTCTTCTTCTGTAAGGGTCCCACTTTTATACCATGTTTGAGGCAGGTAGTcccaccccttctaattatctTAATATCTTTCTGAACCTGTTGAATTACCTGTGAAGCCTAACAGGTGGCAGCAATTAGTAATTAGTCTACATGGCACTTAATTGTTTTGTCACATGACCTGCTGATCAGATGGGTGGAGCAGTGAGTATAGGCGACACCGCATGTTTGACAGTTCCAACACACAACTCATGTCAAAGTGTTTATACATTTTGACCCcttctcatatatatatattctcatATATTTATGTAAAGTGGGCCAGTGCGCCTCAACACTAGCAATGTCAGCTCTGGAGGCCACACTATCGCAATAgtttatagtaataatagacTGTAAAGAACGGAAATGCAAACACACTGCTGTGTGCTGCAGGTTGTGAGTCAACAgtctaattatttaatataatgaattataaAGCATTCTCTTTCTCAGTAAACAGACGGACACTAAAGGTACAAGAGTACTTCCAATGATGAAAAGGTTTATTGTGGTGCCTATctctaaaaaaaataactagaaacgtttcttttttttaaagtttggcTCGACTTGtttttttgcctttttgttatttttttaattccacTGACCTGCAGCACAACAGCATCATTTGAAATGTGCAGCCAGGTTTTAGGTCAGCCAATATTAGAAAGATCaagatataaatgtatataaataaacacaaatgtcTTTATTAAAGTAGAACCATTAATGCTGTCACAAACAAGAATCTGGTAATGGGTTCTGGGTTTTTTAGTTGTTGGTTGATATTCAGGACAAGCTTTTCCAATTCATCTAAATCACCAGCCAGTTTAAATCCTAAACCTTTACATCACTGACAAACAATCTGCCTCAACGACCAATCACatctactgttttttttaataagagaaACTGTTCTCAGCCGAACTGACAACTCAAAGCAAACATTTTGATGAAatcataaaagtaaataaaaagaaaacgaTTCCCTAAAAACACTCCTCTATAAATATCTGACACAAAACCATGATTTAGTATCACCCACCAAAAAGATGCATTTACACACGTATGGTCAGAGAGAAGATCTTCCTACAGGTTCCTCTTCTCTCTCGTTCACAACATGAAGAACCTCCCCGACAGACAGACTGGCCAGGACCACACTAACAATAACACGTGGATTTCCCACCCCTAAATGTCCTTCCCGTTTTGTAGTTTTCAGCCGGACTGACTGATCTCAGGCCTGTGTGTACGGCtctaactaaaaaaaataaaaaaaataaataaaaaaaaaaaacccttgcaGCTtagcattacattttaaaagcatcacagaatgattaaaataaatttctTGAAGAGGGCAGCagtcacaaaaaataaataaagttaaaccATGCAAGTGTATATCTACATAGCAGTCTTGGTGAAAGTGAAAAGCAGTTaagagttaaggaccttgccCAAGATGCCAACATTGGCAGGCCTTGAACAAAGAACCTTTTAGTACTTCAACCAATGTTACCACCGAATAATAAAAAAGGTAATAAAATTAGAGCTAGCATCCAGATCACAAAAACCCTGACTAGCACACTCAAGAAAGTTGCTGCCAGCAGTGAAGTCTCATTTAAAGTTAACAGGTTAGTCAATGCTTTGGAACAACCTTGTTCAGTCCATTAGACTGGCTTGGTCACATCACAATTGCAAGCCAACATTACTCAGTGCCATGGGAGTCAACCCCACTTAAAACCTTGTGTGAAGGCCATCACAAGAGTTGGGCATTAGTTGCCACATTAGACACAATAAGGAGTTTTGCTACTTAGTTTAACCGAACATGTTTAGAGCTTAGCTAATTGAAACAATTGGAAGTCACCCAGGTACCAAGATAAACTCACAGAAACATGTTAGAGTTACTAAAGTTTTATTCAAGCCAAGTAATCAAACTAGTAATTCTCAACCACAATCGGCCCCAATCTCACTCTTCTTTCTATCTGCAGGCCTGCAAACACAAGAGTAACATGAAGATGGATTAGTCAGGATGTTTAGTTTAACAAGTAAGAACAGTTAAGAGTCTAGAATTACTGAATTGAACATCCACCTTGGTCTGAAAGGTCTCTCCTTTTTCTAGCACTGCAATTGCcatcacaacagctacacaCTCGGCTATCACCATAAGCAGCAACCCACCTACCAAGAACAACATGTTAATATTTTCACTCCAGTACCACAAAGTAGTTTAAAGGCCAACACATACCCATTGCCAGTGAAGGAACAAGCCTTGGTGTCAGCTGAAGGACTGAACGATGCTGCAGTTGCTTTCAACAAGCATGTAAAGTAGATCTACAGAGAGAAACCAGTTTAGAAACCAATTCTGAGTCAGTACACAAACTCATGAAGCCACTACATACCAAGCTGCCGTTTGTTTGCTGGAACCGGAATGCCTCAAGCTGAAATCCCAGTTTTTCTCCAACAGATTGGAAAATAAAGTGAGACTTGCCTCCAGTAAGCTTGGCATCAACAAAACACCTAAAATGATGTATAGGTTAGAGTTTGCTTGGTCAACATTTAAAGGCTTACAAGAACAAACGCTTACCCATGGTTGTCAATGAAGAAATATCTGGGCACAGCATTTACATCAGGAACTATAGTGGCCACACAGCTGTCCACATACACACGAAGAGGAACATGGTTGAACTGCACCACAGACGCTTCCATGTTAATAAACTCACCCAGGAAGTACTGGTTGGAGGCCCTTTCAGACACCCAGTCATCTATAAAGAGTGCTCATTAGCTCACCACATACATAAAGGTACTTTATTGGTGTTTATTAAGAGGTACAAACCCATCATGAGCCTCAAGGAGAAGACAAGCTGTTCCTCAGCAACATGGGCAGAAGCATGTGGAATCCAGAGTGGGATCAGAGGATTACTGCTCACATTGTGGAACCTACAAAACACTCGATAGTCACTAACTGAACAGCAGGCAAAGTACCAAATTACTGTTCCACCCACTTTAATTATACCTTGGGTAGTGACAT is a window of Trichomycterus rosablanca isolate fTriRos1 chromosome 22, fTriRos1.hap1, whole genome shotgun sequence DNA encoding:
- the LOC134300291 gene encoding zona pellucida sperm-binding protein 3-like, which produces MGLNQFLLVALLIGAGSSQMQWSGLQSLFQPGVSHPGVSHPGVSHPNQPMQVNSAGMPTQVTQTGSSVQAPARLPLMAPVQGSLNVRSSQVFQGPVKPMNWRFPVMPTITRPAPVQFDRPIPAAPQSVAALCTEKVVYVEVKKDLFGTGEPVDVAALSLGGCGAVGEDPALQILIFQSELQGCGSNVIVTEDELVYVFTLIYGSTLSGSPIVRTLAGAGSTVLIECHYPRFHNVSSNPLIPLWIPHASAHVAEEQLVFSLRLMMDDWVSERASNQYFLGEFINMEASVVQFNHVPLRVYVDGCVATIVPDVNAVPRYFFIDNHGCFVDAKLTGGKSHFIFQSVGEKLGFQLEAFRFQQTNSSLIYFTCLLKATAASFSPSADTKACSFTGNGWVAAYGDSGVCSCCDGNCSARKRRDLSDQGLQIERRVRLGPIVVENY